A window of Dehalococcoidia bacterium contains these coding sequences:
- a CDS encoding enoyl-CoA hydratase-related protein, whose amino-acid sequence MSYETIELEITGNLAVVTLNRQDRLNAISKELINEFSNLVTYFESNDQIRVIIITGAGRAFCAGADIKERAENLNDQGLARTSALISPTFRRLERLNQVSIAAINGVAAGGGLELAMACDLRIASDVSKMALPELTLGILPGAGGTQRLPRLIGPARAKEMMLFGKFIDSNTAHNWGLVNAVADSNQLLSEAREWARILLDLPPLSLSSIKNAVNVAMDVDLDSGIQYEQRCSAMLALTEDRREGHSAFVEKRKPVFNGR is encoded by the coding sequence ATGTCTTACGAAACTATTGAGCTTGAAATTACTGGTAACCTTGCTGTAGTAACTTTGAACCGGCAGGATAGATTAAATGCTATTAGCAAAGAACTGATCAATGAATTCTCAAATCTTGTAACGTATTTCGAGTCAAACGATCAGATAAGGGTCATTATAATTACGGGGGCAGGGCGAGCATTTTGCGCAGGAGCTGATATTAAGGAAAGAGCTGAGAATTTAAATGACCAAGGCTTGGCACGCACTTCTGCATTAATATCACCTACATTTCGCCGTCTCGAGCGCCTTAACCAAGTGAGCATTGCAGCAATTAATGGAGTGGCTGCCGGAGGGGGCTTAGAGCTTGCAATGGCCTGCGATTTACGGATTGCTAGTGATGTTTCAAAGATGGCGCTTCCAGAATTGACCTTAGGTATCTTACCTGGAGCAGGAGGGACACAGCGCCTGCCACGCTTGATTGGCCCAGCTAGAGCAAAAGAAATGATGCTATTTGGTAAATTCATTGATTCAAATACTGCTCACAATTGGGGCTTAGTAAATGCAGTTGCAGATTCGAATCAATTACTTTCTGAAGCACGCGAATGGGCTAGAATCTTGCTAGATCTCCCTCCATTATCTTTGTCCTCTATAAAAAATGCGGTTAATGTCGCAATGGATGTTGATCTTGATAGCGGTATTCAATACGAGCAACGCTGCTCCGCAATGCTTGCTTTGACTGAAGATAGGCGCGAAGGGCACAGTGCCTTTGTTGAAAAAAGAAAACCAGTATTTAATGGTCGCTAA